A stretch of the Aegilops tauschii subsp. strangulata cultivar AL8/78 chromosome 4, Aet v6.0, whole genome shotgun sequence genome encodes the following:
- the LOC109763703 gene encoding acireductone dioxygenase 2 isoform X1 — MENEFQDGKEEVIQAWYMDDSEEDQRLPHHREPKEFIPLAKLSELGVVSWNLNADNWEKDENLKKIREARGYSYVDICDVCPEKLPNYEAKLKNFFEEHLHTDEEIRYCLEGSGYFDVRDQNEQWIRIAVKKGGMIVLPAGMYHRFTLDSDNYIKAMRLFVGEPIWTPYNRPHDHLPARKEYVDKIINRGGNQTVEAR; from the exons ATGGAGAACGAGTTCCAG GATGGCAAGGAGGAGGTCATCCAAGCATGGTACATGGATGACAGTGAAGAGGACCAGAGGCTCCCTCACCACCGTGAGCCCAAAGAGTTCATTCCTCTTGCCAAACTTTCAG AATTAGGTGTTGTAAGCTGGAACCTGAATGCTGATAACTGGGAGAAAGACGAGAATCTCAAGAAAATCCGTGAGGCCAGGGGATACTCCTATGTG GACATCTGCGACGTATGTCCTGAGAAGTTGCCAAACTATGAGGCCAAGCTGAAGAATTTCTTTGAAGAGCACTTGCATACTGATGAAGAGATACGCTATTGTCTTGAGGGCAGTG GATACTTTGATGTGAGGGACCAAAACGAACAGTGGATCCGTATAGCAGTTAAGAAAGGTGGCATGATTGTTTTGCCTGCAGGAATGTATCACCGCTTTACATTGGATAGTGACAACTACATCAAG GCAATGCGGCTCTTTGTGGGAGAGCCTATCTGGACGCCATACAACCGTCCCCATGACCATCTCCCAGCTAG AAAGGAGTATGTCGACAAGATTATCAACAGAGGTGGGAACCAAACTGTTGAAGCTCGTTGA